One window of the Cataglyphis hispanica isolate Lineage 1 chromosome 13, ULB_Chis1_1.0, whole genome shotgun sequence genome contains the following:
- the LOC126854013 gene encoding vitamin K-dependent gamma-carboxylase, producing MWRKKDESTRKTSTSPNDGLYVENFTNYLSGRWSSLKQSFNNNFERLFDFETNNASSFEKFTQFLYRPTDPSSLGVARALFGLCMVIDIVEERGLADIDIKWGDPWDCHFPLIHGMKAPSLPWMIIIYTVMWIGAFGIALGLHFKIACACFVLPYWYIFLLDKNYWNNHTYLYGIVATLFWGTEANKYFAFDASNAKRNDNFVPYWNYFILKFQFFALYFLAGLKKSGREWLEGYAMTNLSRHWVFHPFKIVLTTEQIDFLIVHWFTFIFDLSVGFWMLFEKTRIPAMIFCTAFHVMNSRLFSIGMFPYVCLATMSLFCSADWPRRLELYFSWKREILVTDVNLIDADSVKETDNQIKESLSSDCSALPSNEILHNETMHKEKKTKNEIDETYLIKSKSKKVDKKDNDIHLSKNLIESDEKEATSILKRLQGCQQSRKATRKQKFVVSLLLCHIALQFFLPYSHFISKGYNNWVPGLYGYSWDMMIHAWDTMLVVIKVHDNANNEIRYLDPEAWVQGNRWVRHGDMAIQYSQCLKDNLMRRREETLSTRYRFEDKEKWMRLSTNLSIYMDVWCSLNGRFQQRIFDPNVDMLTVDWHPLKPVSFLMPLLTRYNSYRYKLEEIQQHVYTWSNYTDVLFVADFPGMYLENYISIDFANVSLTVLEGEVIYSEEELVNTIIVPKEKSIPVKTGIFHRVKTTSSYPACYMYTYTNQTKKQLESDREKPPSIENALPLLKEINYKINAWARAFAHIANAFFNLVYDVPMVRRVRVNK from the exons ATGTGGAGGAAGAAGGACGAGTCAACGAGAAAGACGTCTACATCGCCAAACGATGGACTGTAcgtagaaaattttacaaattacttGTCTGGACGTTGGTCATCATTGAAACAATcgttcaataataacttcgaGAGACTATTCGATTTCGAAACAAACAATGCGTCGAGTTTTGAAAAGTTCACACAATTCCTCTATCGTCCGACTGATCCATCTAGTTTGGGAGTGGCAAGAGCTTTGTTTG GATTATGCATGGTAATAGACATTGTTGAGGAGAGAGGATTGGCAGACATCGACATAAAATGGGGCGATCCATGGGACTGTCATTTCCCATTGATCCACGGTATGAAAGCGCCGTCGCTTCCAtggatgataataatatacacagtGATGTGGATAGGTGCCTTCGGAATCGCGCTCGGTTTGCACTTTAAAATCGCATGCGCTTGCTTTGTGTTGCCCTACTGGTATATCTTTCTGTTGGACAAAAACTATTGGAACAATCATACTTATCTCTACGGCATTGTAGCGACCTTGTTCTGGGGAACGGAAGCGAACAAGTATTT CGCATTTGATGCAAGTAACGCGAAACGAAACGATAATTTTGTGCCATACTGGAATTACTTCAtcctaaaatttcaattttttgctcTTTACTTCTTGGCCGGCTTGAAAAAGTCTGGCAGGGAATGGCTCGAAGGTTACGCTATGACAAATCTGTCCAGACACTGGGTGTTTCATCCGTTCAA aatagtTTTGACAACCGAACAGATTGACTTTTTAATCGTCCACTGGTTCACTTTTATCTTTGATCTGTCTGTTGGATTCTGGATGCTGTTCGAAAAAACACGAATACCGGCCATGATATTCTGCACTGCTTTTCACGTAATGAACTCGAGGCTATTCAGCATAG gGATGTTCCCGTATGTGTGCCTAGCGACAATGTCGTTATTTTGTAGCGCGGATTGGCCGCGTAGATTAGAACTTTACTTTAGCTGGAAACGAGAGATCTTAGTGACTGATGTAAATTTAATCGACGCAGATAGCGTGAAAGAGActgataatcaaataaaagaatctcTAAGTTCCGATTGTTCCGCGTTGCCTTCGaatgaaattttacataatgaaACGATGCATAAAG aaaaaaaaacgaaaaatgaaatagatgaaacttatttaattaaatcaaaatctaagaaagtagataaaaaagataacgatatacatttatctaaaaatttgattgagtCGGATGAAAAGGAAGCAACAAGTATTCTTAAAAGACTTCAGGGATGTCAACAATCACGAAAAGCGACAAGAAAACAAAAGTTTGTGGTGTCTTTATTATTGTGCCATATTGCGCTGCAGTTTTTTTTGCCGTACTcgcattttatatcaaag ggTTACAACAATTGGGTGCCTGGTTTGTACGGTTATTCTTGGGATATGATGATCCATGCTTGGGATACTATGCTAGTTGTGATCAAAGTGCACGATAACGCAAATAACGAGATTCGATATTTAGATCCTGAAGCATGGGTTCAAGGAAATAGATGGGTGAGACACGGGGACATGGCGATTCAATATTCGCAATGTTTAAAG gatAATCTGATGCGTCGAAGAGAGGAAACATTGAGTACTCGTTACCGTTTTgaggataaagaaaaatggatGAGACTGTCCACGAATTTAAGCATTTATATGGACGTCTGGTGTTCCTTAAACGGTAGATTTCAACAGAGAATATTTGACCCAAACGTCGATATGTTAACGGTCGATTGGCATCCTCTTAAACCTGTTTCATTCCTGATGCCATTACTCACGCGATATAATTCGTATCg ATATAAACTGGAGGAAATTCAGCAGCACGTATACACCTGGTCGAATTATACGGATGTGTTATTCGTAGCCGATTTTCCGGGAATGTActtggaaaattatatatccatCGATTTTGCAAACGTTTCCCTGACTGTGTTAGAAGGCGAAGTAATTTATAGTGAGGAAGAATTAGTCAATACAATTATTGTGccgaaagaaaaatcgattccCGTAAAAACAGGAATATTTCATCGTGTAAAGACTACGAGTTCCTATCCGGCGTGCTACATGTATACTTATACCAATCAAACGAAAAAGCAATTGGAAAGCGACAG ggaGAAACCTCCTTCAATAGAAAACGCGCTGCCgttgttaaaagaaattaattataaaatcaatgcgTGGGCAAGAGCATTCGCTCATATAGCAAATGCTTTCTTCAATTTGGTATATGACGTTCCTATGGTGCGACGAGTGCGTGTTAACAAATAA
- the LOC126854020 gene encoding translocating chain-associated membrane protein 1 — protein sequence MVAVKGRKSSNKNPPILSHEFVIQNHADIVSCVAMVFVIGLMVQVTSPWAYMFIAIHHNVTNTTEDPTAVIKYTTGWKDACAVFFYFLITIIMHAVLQEYIFDKISKRLHLSKVKLSKFNESGQLIVFYTLSALWAIDIIIRENMLLNIWALWEEYPAPMSFSLKLFFIGQLAYWLHCYPELYFQRVKKEDIPQRILHATIGLFYTSAAYFFNFQQLAVILLTLHYMADALLHGARLVHFISQKEKRTKLSFLVANSTYAFARVTTIVLTVVVFLYGLRKQEFNFDYDTGNFNTPGVQFSAVSIISLFQAYLLYHFIAKQVKRARENAAPVVVKAKPKQKLRKREGKKSALSEDDDLPEVDQATKKNLRNRPSAKAK from the exons ATGGTCGCGGTAAAGGGACGCAAGAGCTCTAACAAGAATCCACCGATACTGAGCCATGAGTTTGTCATACAAAACCATGCAGACATCGTTTCCTGCGTGGCTATGGTCTTCGTGATCGGTCTGATGGTGCAG gTAACTTCGCCATGGGCATATATGTTTATTGCTATTCATCATAATGTCACTAATACCACTGAAGATCCAACAGCAGTAATAAAGTATACTACAGGATGGAAAGATGCCTGTGCAGTATTCTTTTACTTCTTGATAACTATTATAATGCATGCAGTGCTtcaggaatatatatttgat AAAATATCCAAACGTCTCCATCTCAGTAAAGTCAAACTCTCTAAATTTAATGAGTCGGGCCAATTGATAGTGTTTTATACATTATCTGCATTATGGGCCATTGATATCATCATCAG ggaaAATATGCTTTTGAATATATGGGCACTGTGGGAAGAATATCCAGCGCCAATGTCTTTCTCcttgaaattattctttattggCCAGCTTGCCTATTGGTTACACTGTTATCCCGAACTCTACTTTCAACGAGTCAAGAAAGAGGATATCCCGCAACGCATTCTCCATGCAACCATTGGATTATTCTATACATCTGCGGCTTATTTctttaa CTTCCAACAATTAGCAGTAATCTTGTTGACTCTCCATTATATGGCAGATGCCTTGTTACATGGAGCCAGATTGGTTCATTTTATTAGCCAAAAGGAGAAAAGAACGAAAT TATCATTCCTCGTCGCTAATTCAACGTATGCGTTCGCGCGCGTTACGACCATCGTGCTTACGGTTGTTGTATTTCTGTACGGTTTGAGAAAGCAGGAGTTCAATTTTGATTATGACACCGGCAATTTCAATACTCCAGGCGTACAATTCTCGGCGGTATCTATTATTTCGCTCTTCCAAGCTTACCTTCTGTATCACTTCATCGCGAAGCAAGttaagcgcgcgcgcgagaatgCTGCGCCCGTCGTCGTTAAAGCCAAGCCGAAACAAAAGCTGAGAAAACGAGAAG GCAAGAAATCCGCTTTATCCGAAGATGACGATCTTCCGGAGGTAGATCAGGCGACGAAGAAAAATCTAAGAAATCGTCCTTCAGCCAAAGCAAAATAG
- the LOC126854012 gene encoding uncharacterized protein LOC126854012 isoform X1, giving the protein MYLKRTSKLLDLSSRSTADVHLRDLMCPVCRGILIEPVTLPCTHNLCLRCLKGTFEHNSLSCPLCRVRVGSWLRNATKSETLVNHGLWELIRAKFPKEIENKHNGEEGDLSLDADYTTKRILSAAGEIHREYEAQLQMAEEEMRRQRQAEQIASEALIQKIRVEEQQLLLAQLAQDQLLAKTLAKQQVVKKHKEATKCYNQCLNASVSNYVLDASRFNTKTMLVNNVEMPQTEAAHLEGRQMSLAESVSDSTKPRQTNTTLLSKIETICSNIYGSNETDASSMHKVSLKYCCQKQIPVYNAVTKTLKHKTVSKFTQPCTSNYSMDPGCSTSKAYMTETKEELRIPSDVVNSKKKSLGIEVCMTLADDDERIGSAESSGSHDSINQEIHHFKPIKTVPRTKLKVSSDGKQIDPKLIRVIPVLKKASNAVPKPPSPTHMKRIIGCSWSAFRGRIKQDAKEKQAPHNLEDTKTLIDQQPSTSLDHSQMISNKSMTKPQTNDVIRRLDFVPESSFDSNKNYTKNANKIINGLKTSKNLDESDAKKTRKSWRTRVRNGMIVKSKGYRNLRSNKRAAELSLNVIDEEEDDPMDSFGKVSPQNDEQDSDRDDVAVENIAERIKRRKENIEKETRREIESNTSKKSKATMKKKTLSERRDESPATNHVLFSTIEESAEVEHTGSRRTKRRKISRISQSNTEDLERIEFSSDASKVNLRKSTRNLTKVSKSSDHLSNVVRNKNNSRFNYDSPPESSDETEECVPESNHVVGTCVKELPSDKEAIEEQQRIERLLLQEKEDFELARRLQAQFDEMERIAGRPRRTRKTTENERSIETDATGTVFKRNVKRKSAVDCAVSTVVKRKRGRPSKRVKIATDTQEDETSAR; this is encoded by the exons ATGTATTTGAAGCGTACGTCCAAGTTGTTGGATCTGTCGTCGCGGTCCACCGCGGATGTGCATCTACGCGATCTTATGTGCCCGGTGTGCCGTGGGATATTAATCGAACCAGTGACGCTGCCGTGCACACATAACCTCTGTCTACGCTGTCTGAAGGGTACATTCGAGCACAACAGTCTGAGCTGTCCCCTGTGTCGGGTCCGGGTGGGTTCGTGGCTGCGTAACGCGACCAAGTCGGAGACCTTGGTGAACCATGGTCTCTGGGAGCTCATTAGAGCCAAGTTCCCGAAGGAGATCGAGAACAAGCATAATGGTGAGGAGGGGGATCTCAGCTTGGACGCTG ATTATACAACAAAAAGAATACTCAGCGCAGCTGGAGAGATACATAGGGAATATGAGGCGCAACTTCAAATGGCCGAGGAAGAAATGCGTCGTCAGAGACAAGCTGAACAGATAGCTAGTGAAGCATTGATACAGAAAATTCGGGTAGAGGAGCAACAGCTATTGTTGGCTCAATTGGCACAGGATCAATTGCTAGCTAAGACCTTGGCAAAACAGCAGGTTGTGAAGAAGCACAAGGAAGCTACAAAGTGTTATAATCAGTGTTTAAACGCATCGGTATCAAATTATGTTCTTGATGCATCTAGGTTTAACACTAAGACTATGCTTGTAAATAATGTCGAAATGCCACAAACTGAAGCTGCACACTTAGAAGGCAGGCAGATGAGTCTTGCCGAATCTGTCAGCGACAGCACAAAGCCGAGACAAACGAATACGACACTGCTATCTAAAATTGAGACAATATGTTCCAATATATATGGCTCTAATGAGACAGATGCATCCAGTATGCATAAAGTTTCACTTAAATATTGTTGTCAGAAACAAATACCTGTGTACAATGCTGTTACAAAGACgttaaaacataaaacagTATCCAAATTCACACAACCTTGTACTTCGAATTATTCCATGGATCCCGGCTGTTCCACATCCAAAGCTTATATGACGGAGACTAAAGAAGAGTTGCGCATACCAAGCGATGTGGTGAACAGCAAAAAGAAGAGTTTAGGGATAGAAGTGTGTATGACATTGGCTGATGATGATGAAAGAATAGGGAGTGCCGAGAGTTCGGGCAGTCATGATAGTATAAATCAGGAGATTCATCATTTCAAACCGATCAAGACGGTTCCGAGAacgaaattaaaagtttcttcAG ATGGAAAACAGATAGATCCAAAATTGATTAGAGTGATCCCCGTTTTAAAGAAAGCGTCTAATGCAGTGCCAAAACCTCCATCACCGACGCACATGAAACGTATAATTGGATGCTCTTGGAGCGCTTTTAGAG GTAGAATAAAACAGGACGCAAAAGAAAAGCAAGCGCCGCACAATCTAGAGGATACGAAGACGCTGATCGATCAGCAACCATCGACATCCCTCGACCATTCTCAAATGATTTCAAATAAGTCGATGACAAAACCTCAAACAAACGATGTCATCCGTCGACTTGATTTTGTGCCCGAATCGTCATTCGACagcaacaaaaattatacgaaaaatgcaaacaaaataattaatggcCTTAAAACGAGCAAAAACTTGGACGAATCAGACGCGAAAAAAACTCGTAAATCTTGGAGAACGCGCGTGAGAAATGGTATGATAGTGAAATCTAAGGGGTATAGAAATCTGCGGAGTAATAAGAGAGCAGCTGAACTCAGTTTGAATGTGATAGACGAGGAAGAGGACGATCCGATGGATTCATTCGGCAAAGTAAGTCCGCAAAACGACGAGCAAGACAGCGATCGCGATGATGTAGCGGTCGAAAATATAGCGGAGCGGattaaaagaaggaaagaaaacatagaaaaagaaacaagacgAGAAATTGAATCCAATACATCTAAAAAAAGCAAAGCAACAATGAAGAAGAAAACATTATCTGAGAGGAGAGATGAGAGTCCCGCGACGAATCACGTTTTGTTCTCGACGATCGAAGAAAGCGCGGAAGTCGAACATACTGGGTCAAGGAGAACGAAGCGAAGGAAAATCAGCAGGATTTCTCAGAGTAATACGGAGGATCTAGAGAGGATCGAGTTTTCTTCAGACGCGAGTAAAGTGAATTTGAGGAAGTCTACGCGAAACTTGACGAAGGTCTCCAAGTCGAGCGATCACTTATCGAACGTAGTGCGCAACAAGAATAACAGTAGGTTTAACTACGACTCGCCACCAGAGTCTTCCGACGAGACGGAGGAGTGCGTTCCGGAGAGCAACCACGTTGTCGGAACTTGCGTCAAGGAGCTGCCCTCAGACAAAGAAGCAATTGAGGAACAGCAACGGATCGAGCGATTGCTGCTGCAAGAGAAAGAGGATTTTGAATTGGCGCGTCGCTTGCAGGCGCAGTTCGACGAGATGGAGCGAATAGCGGGGCGTCCTAGACGTACGAGGAAGACTACCGAGAACGAGAGAAGCATCGAGACTGACGCGACTGGGACTGTCTTCAAAAGGAACGTCAAACGAAAATCAGCTGTCGATTGTGCCGTGAGTACCGTAGTTAAGAGGAAACGCGGCAGGCCATCGAAACGCGTGAAAATCGCGACCGACACGCAAGAAGATGAGACGAGTGCGCGATAA
- the LOC126854012 gene encoding uncharacterized protein LOC126854012 isoform X2 — translation MAEEEMRRQRQAEQIASEALIQKIRVEEQQLLLAQLAQDQLLAKTLAKQQVVKKHKEATKCYNQCLNASVSNYVLDASRFNTKTMLVNNVEMPQTEAAHLEGRQMSLAESVSDSTKPRQTNTTLLSKIETICSNIYGSNETDASSMHKVSLKYCCQKQIPVYNAVTKTLKHKTVSKFTQPCTSNYSMDPGCSTSKAYMTETKEELRIPSDVVNSKKKSLGIEVCMTLADDDERIGSAESSGSHDSINQEIHHFKPIKTVPRTKLKVSSDGKQIDPKLIRVIPVLKKASNAVPKPPSPTHMKRIIGCSWSAFRGRIKQDAKEKQAPHNLEDTKTLIDQQPSTSLDHSQMISNKSMTKPQTNDVIRRLDFVPESSFDSNKNYTKNANKIINGLKTSKNLDESDAKKTRKSWRTRVRNGMIVKSKGYRNLRSNKRAAELSLNVIDEEEDDPMDSFGKVSPQNDEQDSDRDDVAVENIAERIKRRKENIEKETRREIESNTSKKSKATMKKKTLSERRDESPATNHVLFSTIEESAEVEHTGSRRTKRRKISRISQSNTEDLERIEFSSDASKVNLRKSTRNLTKVSKSSDHLSNVVRNKNNSRFNYDSPPESSDETEECVPESNHVVGTCVKELPSDKEAIEEQQRIERLLLQEKEDFELARRLQAQFDEMERIAGRPRRTRKTTENERSIETDATGTVFKRNVKRKSAVDCAVSTVVKRKRGRPSKRVKIATDTQEDETSAR, via the exons ATGGCCGAGGAAGAAATGCGTCGTCAGAGACAAGCTGAACAGATAGCTAGTGAAGCATTGATACAGAAAATTCGGGTAGAGGAGCAACAGCTATTGTTGGCTCAATTGGCACAGGATCAATTGCTAGCTAAGACCTTGGCAAAACAGCAGGTTGTGAAGAAGCACAAGGAAGCTACAAAGTGTTATAATCAGTGTTTAAACGCATCGGTATCAAATTATGTTCTTGATGCATCTAGGTTTAACACTAAGACTATGCTTGTAAATAATGTCGAAATGCCACAAACTGAAGCTGCACACTTAGAAGGCAGGCAGATGAGTCTTGCCGAATCTGTCAGCGACAGCACAAAGCCGAGACAAACGAATACGACACTGCTATCTAAAATTGAGACAATATGTTCCAATATATATGGCTCTAATGAGACAGATGCATCCAGTATGCATAAAGTTTCACTTAAATATTGTTGTCAGAAACAAATACCTGTGTACAATGCTGTTACAAAGACgttaaaacataaaacagTATCCAAATTCACACAACCTTGTACTTCGAATTATTCCATGGATCCCGGCTGTTCCACATCCAAAGCTTATATGACGGAGACTAAAGAAGAGTTGCGCATACCAAGCGATGTGGTGAACAGCAAAAAGAAGAGTTTAGGGATAGAAGTGTGTATGACATTGGCTGATGATGATGAAAGAATAGGGAGTGCCGAGAGTTCGGGCAGTCATGATAGTATAAATCAGGAGATTCATCATTTCAAACCGATCAAGACGGTTCCGAGAacgaaattaaaagtttcttcAG ATGGAAAACAGATAGATCCAAAATTGATTAGAGTGATCCCCGTTTTAAAGAAAGCGTCTAATGCAGTGCCAAAACCTCCATCACCGACGCACATGAAACGTATAATTGGATGCTCTTGGAGCGCTTTTAGAG GTAGAATAAAACAGGACGCAAAAGAAAAGCAAGCGCCGCACAATCTAGAGGATACGAAGACGCTGATCGATCAGCAACCATCGACATCCCTCGACCATTCTCAAATGATTTCAAATAAGTCGATGACAAAACCTCAAACAAACGATGTCATCCGTCGACTTGATTTTGTGCCCGAATCGTCATTCGACagcaacaaaaattatacgaaaaatgcaaacaaaataattaatggcCTTAAAACGAGCAAAAACTTGGACGAATCAGACGCGAAAAAAACTCGTAAATCTTGGAGAACGCGCGTGAGAAATGGTATGATAGTGAAATCTAAGGGGTATAGAAATCTGCGGAGTAATAAGAGAGCAGCTGAACTCAGTTTGAATGTGATAGACGAGGAAGAGGACGATCCGATGGATTCATTCGGCAAAGTAAGTCCGCAAAACGACGAGCAAGACAGCGATCGCGATGATGTAGCGGTCGAAAATATAGCGGAGCGGattaaaagaaggaaagaaaacatagaaaaagaaacaagacgAGAAATTGAATCCAATACATCTAAAAAAAGCAAAGCAACAATGAAGAAGAAAACATTATCTGAGAGGAGAGATGAGAGTCCCGCGACGAATCACGTTTTGTTCTCGACGATCGAAGAAAGCGCGGAAGTCGAACATACTGGGTCAAGGAGAACGAAGCGAAGGAAAATCAGCAGGATTTCTCAGAGTAATACGGAGGATCTAGAGAGGATCGAGTTTTCTTCAGACGCGAGTAAAGTGAATTTGAGGAAGTCTACGCGAAACTTGACGAAGGTCTCCAAGTCGAGCGATCACTTATCGAACGTAGTGCGCAACAAGAATAACAGTAGGTTTAACTACGACTCGCCACCAGAGTCTTCCGACGAGACGGAGGAGTGCGTTCCGGAGAGCAACCACGTTGTCGGAACTTGCGTCAAGGAGCTGCCCTCAGACAAAGAAGCAATTGAGGAACAGCAACGGATCGAGCGATTGCTGCTGCAAGAGAAAGAGGATTTTGAATTGGCGCGTCGCTTGCAGGCGCAGTTCGACGAGATGGAGCGAATAGCGGGGCGTCCTAGACGTACGAGGAAGACTACCGAGAACGAGAGAAGCATCGAGACTGACGCGACTGGGACTGTCTTCAAAAGGAACGTCAAACGAAAATCAGCTGTCGATTGTGCCGTGAGTACCGTAGTTAAGAGGAAACGCGGCAGGCCATCGAAACGCGTGAAAATCGCGACCGACACGCAAGAAGATGAGACGAGTGCGCGATAA